Part of the Clupea harengus unplaced genomic scaffold, Ch_v2.0.2, whole genome shotgun sequence genome, ACAGGACAGGCAAGACAGAAATGCTTAACGTCCCATCTCAAGCAAGTTCGAGTAGAGCTCAAATAGTTAAACCGTGTATGGCACCACAGTCAGTGGACAAATCTTCACATCGCAACATTAGTTTGAGTAGCAGGAAGGTGTTGTAGGGGGATCGTTGGACCCAAGTAACGAAATGTGGTCAATGGTTTTGAAACCAATATGATGCTGAGCTAAAGGGCAGTGACTGTCTTAAAGTGTTCCGAGTGATTTGCTGGTTCAAACCCTAAGCTCTTAAGCCGATATCTGGGCCCATGACATCAGTGATGGTGGAACTTGCTGCTCTTTTGGCCAGGCATACTTCTTTTCATGAACAAGAACATGTTTTCTGAAACCATTTTAATTAATGATTGATTTATGTGTGAAGTGGAATAACACTAATACAGTGAGCAGAAAGTGACAGCCCTTGTCTTTTCACGTTTTCGTATGAAGGCTACTCGGTGAAAGAAAATGTCAACAGCTCAAAGGGCCTTTACCATGAAAGGATGGACCGTGACGATGTAGCCTCTCGTATCTGCATTTTGTCTGTGAACATGATTAACATTTCTTCATGATTTACAATATTTATTACCCAGATATTAGCACAGTCTGGAACGGGATCCGAGTCGGGTTCTGATCCATTGCAGAGTCCACTGCCACGTGGGTACCAAGAACTGTACTTGTGGAATCCGCacattttttaaaacatctcaAGCCTGTCCTAGGTGGAACAAAAAAAGATTGATGATATGCCTACTATGCATATGCATGACGTTTAATTAGCCGCCTCAATGCTGTGTTCGATCATAATCGTGATCATTGCTCTCTCTAGGGCACCAAAGGATCCATTCCATTCAGTCTTTGGCCTACACGTGCGCGTTGTGGGAAAtcttactctttctttttttttgtactttgaTTTTTGCATAAATTCAAATGTTATCCTGACCTATCATCATGTTTTAAAATGCTTCTCAGCGACAGAGCTGAACAGGTGCACTTTATCAAATTACATTTTGACATTTCTGATCAGTCTATGGTCCGCTCTAGGTATTGTTAAATTGTACAGATAAAATGTATGATATTTTTGACCACTACAACTGTTTTGTACTTAATGCAGTTTGTGCTTTTTTGTCTATGTGACAAACCTAAATCTCGCCTCTTAATCTTTTATGCACATTGTTTAATCTTTTATGCACATTGTATCGTATCTGTATGCTCAGATATATAGCCTGTCGCTTCCTCTAGTATCCTTTTCAAGAAAGGGAGGACAACTTTACATAAAGGTCATAAGAATAAAAAATAGCCTGAAATAAGCATGTTCACATCTTTGCTTTCTTTCATTAAAGTCAGTTTAAATGTCTATGGCAGCAGCACCAAGAACAAATAGCTTTCCCAGCTGTGCGGTGTTTATGCTAATGCTCAAGCTCTTGCTCTTTTGTGTTGCCATGTCCACCTCCTGGCCAGGGCCAAAGTGAACAAGCTGACCAAACACAGGgccatgaggaggaggaggaggagtaggagctGACTAAACACAGGgccaaagtgaatgagctgacCAAACACAGGgccatgaggaggaggagctgactAAACACAGGgccatgaggaggaggaggaggagtaggagctGACCAAACACAGGgccaggaggagaaggaggaggagtaggagctGACCAAACACAGGGCcataaggaggaggaggaggagtaggagctGACTAAACACAGGGCcatgagaaggaggaggattAGGAGCTGACCAAACACAGGgccaggaggaggagtaggagctGACCAAACACAGggccaggaggaggaagaggaggagctgaCCACCATCTGCTCCGTGCTGCTGGAGAATGGCGTACACTTTGCTGCTGTGAGTGACCAGGTGCTCCTGCCCAATGCTGTTCAGTGCCCTGTCTCTTCCACTGGTCCAGTcagacaccacaccacccactgCATTATCAGCCTATCAAATTTGACTCATCCTATATTCATCCCTGCGAAGCTGAGTTTTCATCTGTTTATGGTGTTGTGAAAGAGTTTGTGTCATGATGTTTGTCCTCTCGCTCACTCCCTCCACCTGTCTTCTTCCTCAGCCCTACACTTGGCAGCAAAGCATTGGCACCTGGGCAACGTAGGCCTACGAGTGCTCCTCAAGGTCAAACTTAGATGCTGAGGACCATAATCtcaggttaacacacacacacacacacacacacactctctgtaactaaatcttactctcactctgtgCAAGTAGAAAATAACCTCTCTGCAGCTTTCCACCTGTTTTAGCTTTGTCCATTGTGTCCGTGTTTTTCACAGTGTGACTCAACATGGTGTCCATAGAGCCATGTTATTAAAAAGAAATCAACTCATTGACACTGTGCAGTGAAGTTAGTCTTCAGATcttcagaacagaacacatggtGACCTGCTAGTTTGCTGTTGGAATGCCAATTTTGTGGCAGGTAATGAGAGTGCACTAGGTGTAGATTAATGTTGACAATCTGCAGGCTATGTTAATAATGCAATAGCTAGGTTACTTTGTCACTCGCAACATCTGGTAAGCAAGAGCAAAAATAAacgttttcctttttttagagttattttctttttttgtgttgacTATACTACATAACCTATGTGTTGACTTTACCAACATAGTCAGTATACTGTATGAGTTAATTGCAGTTGGTTTTATTATCCACGATATGTAAGCTAGCTAGATACTAGCAAAATCTCCATTCTCCATTGACACTGATCCTAGGCTCAACAACTTCACTTCTTAGACCATTTCTTAACTGTTCAAGTAGGCTATGTAATTGAAATTCTATTTCCGTCTGAGATTGAAAGGTGGTTAATAATACTGTAGCGCCGAGGTCCAGCTGGGGACTACCAGTGACAGTTTCAAATGTGTTCTGGGCTGGTATATATACGAACATGATAAATGCATTTAGGAGAAATATGTTAACTCACATTATATCTGTAGCAGACTTCAATATGCTCAAACACAGGAAATACATCAGCAACACCACTGCTTTGCCTTCACATGTTTTACCGCACAATTATTCAGTGTGAGAAGAACAAATCAATCTCATTTGGCACTACTCAAAAATGTCTCCCTCAAAGATGTGGCATCTACCAAACTGCTAATAGGTGACGCTACTCATGAACCGCTAGATGGGGTGTGCTTATCAAAACAATAGCATTAACATTCAAATAGTGAAAAATGAAACCAAAAACGAATTCCGTATGTATATTTATAACCCCTCCAACAATCACGATGGATCTATATATTATACAGTGggggaaataagtatttgaacccctgccgatttcgcaagtttggccacttgcaaagaaatgtgtgatctataattgtaatagtaggtgtattttaacagtgagaaacagaatatcaacaaaaaaatccagaaaactgcattttataacatttatgacttaatttgcatttgatgcagaaaataagtattggaacccccaagcaaacagcaagaattctggctcccaatgaccagttatgtgcccaagaagcacacagattagtcctcattaggcctaacaaggtacacctgatctcaactggtgacgtgtataaaagaaacctgtccaaagaatcatacttcacaccttcaacctcaccaccatgggcaagaccaaagagttgaccaaggacgtcagagatacgattgtagacctgcacaaggctgaaatgggttacaaaaccatcggcaagcagcttggtgagaagcagacaactattggtgtgaTTATtcataaatggaagcaacaccaaacaactgttcgttttagcattaaaaaaaacattctaggCCTAACGAATGAAGTCAATGAAAGCAAAGGGAGTTTATAAATCAAACTGATCAAGCCCAGTCATGAGACTGACTACAAAACAAAACGTTGTTCACAGCATTCTCCACTTCACCTTCGAGAAAACGGGTCCAAATGCAGTATTCCTGCTGCTTTAGTCATGTGTTGCCTCTCAACCAACAACAAATCATTTAATCTCTCTCCGTAATTCACAAACCTACAGCGTTCTTTGGGCGGCCACACAGAGACTGTGACGAGGACACTCTTGAGCCCTAATTTAATGACTAGGAAGTTTGGAGACTTATTCAACTGTTGGAATACCCTGATGTTTAATACACTACAGACAGTGAAGCTCCCCCTACAGTCATtttgaagaaagagagggtaacAGGTCAGCAGGTCACAAACAGGtcatgagaataaaaaaaaattaaaaatctaCTTTTTGCTTCACCTAACTAAAGTCAGtgtattaaagcaacactatgcaacaatttgctacttttatgtttgtttatttatgcttTTATGAGTAACTATTTTGGATGTAATCTTCAAATTAGTTTTGATGGAATattgtcatgtgaaggacagatacacacataattCCCACTGGTCGTCCAGGCAATGTTGTTCTGTGGTTCAGATCAGAACACTCCGCAGAAATGTCAGAAAAGTCTTCACAGCATCACAtcgccagttagcatgttagcaagctttcaTCAGTGGGCTGTTGGAAGTGTTTGCAGGggttttgcatgctttttaggtaagaagcttgctagttttagaccagaATTCCGTAATGCTTCTTTAAATAACCTTTGTGAAACCTTTGGAACATACCATAACAATTATTTGTAATCATGAGAAAAACTTCCAGAAGATTCGATTTGGTTATGAGGTACTCTTATTTGTGAGTGCAACGTGAGCTCAGTGTTCCCTGACAAAGCAGGACTCTGCCTCGGCTGGGCAGCCGTGGTACTCTTGCAGGTTGGGTTTGTTCAGGCGGTTGGAGTCATCcagctgcacgcacacacagcgaGAGCGGCTGGACCCGGGGGAGAAGAGCTTCCTTGGTATGCCAACCCAGTCTCTTTTCACACCACCACTAGACATAGAGTAATCAGACAGAAATCACCATAAGAATAAATGAAGACATCAGATACACGCTACATAAAAATCCAAACAAATACAACACATAAAATGCACATaaagtacatttatttgtacTATATCTGTGTGCATGGTAATCTGATATGAACTGCAATAGTCTCTGACTAATTTATCCATGTAACCAGTTATGCTCAGGAGTTGTTGctctgtctgtttatttttataCGTCCTCCAGAAAGAACAATTCCCTGACTTCTTGTCATTACAGTGAATCACCACCTCTTTTGGGAGCACCAGACGCGCCCCCCCGAGGAGCTCCACTCTGTGTTGCAGGCTGGGTACTGCTGGCTGTGGGCCTGAGCCTGGGCCTTGAGCTGCAGGCCCTCCTCTAAGGCCGCCTCCGCCTGACGCAGGGCCTCTGTGGGCTCCCCATCAGTGCCGTAGAAATGGCCCTCCACTTTACCTGACACAGGACACATAGGACCTCTTAAAGACATCATTTAACCTATTACTGCAGATATTAATGACTAGCGATATTTATGAcattaaacattacatttgaagATAGAAACTTTATTATGATTAATTATTGATCAACTGAGCTTACACGTGTGTAAACTGTAGGTGacaggtttgtttgtgtgtgtgtgtgtgtgtgtgtgtgtgtgtgtgtgtgtgtgtgtgtgtgtgtgtatatatgcctaCCAACTAGAATGTAATCCTTTTGATAAAAAGCCAGCCAGTCAAACAGTGCCACAATTTGAGGGGGGGAGAtgtcagacacatcatcagtCAGTCCAGCCTCTGTAAAATCCCCAGTCACAAACGCCCGGGATGCATCTTTCCCTGAAACCACAAAATGCCACAGCAATTAGCAAGAGAATATGATGGGATTCAACGAGATTAATGGCCTCACGTACATGTTCATCATTCCAAACAATactttctatttctatttctatgctCTTCCATATGGCTGACACTACATGATTTTAATCGTGATGCTGTGCAACATGAATACCCCAATGTAAGTCAACAATAGTTGCTTTCCCGAATGCACAGAACACCATAGGATCCATGTTGGTGCTGGATACTGCAATTACACCACAGTGATCACACGCCTCAGAAACTAACAGTGACATGTTGTGCTCATGAAATTAGTTATACAATCTCTACAATCTATACACGATGTGCAACAATGAATGTAGAAATTAACACAAactatacatgcatacatgtattaattcaatttaatgGACTTGTGGTAGTTTTACCTACATCAGAAGGCCTACTACCAGGCTTGAATATCTAATCCTGCGCAAAGTCTGAGATGCTACCTGAGATTAATATAAGCAATACCACCTGCTAATGATCCCATACTATGGGTGTGGATGCCCTCTAGTGGAGCAATAGCTGCATATTTTGCTATTTGCATTTAAAAGCATTACAACTGCAACAgtgattataattattattattattattattattat contains:
- the LOC122130986 gene encoding neuferricin, with amino-acid sequence MLTYLIVLVLACLSALIVPYEWAAIYGDSVWGFLSLGASYAPVQMIRKSELSKYNGEVNSPGLYVAILGQVFDVNKGQKHYGPGGGYHFFSGKDASRAFVTGDFTEAGLTDDVSDISPPQIVALFDWLAFYQKDYILVGKVEGHFYGTDGEPTEALRQAEAALEEGLQLKAQAQAHSQQYPACNTEWSSSGGRVWCSQKSGGVKRDWVGIPRKLFSPGSSRSRCVCVQLDDSNRLNKPNLQEYHGCPAEAESCFVREH